From Mycolicibacterium gilvum, the proteins below share one genomic window:
- a CDS encoding ParB/RepB/Spo0J family partition protein — MARGQRTNLADLAGAVGDKSPVDTSHPKPDEAGRSVPLTDLTANPRNPRDDVGDLADLASITDIQLQPALVVSKAAYLKLYPDDPITTRYVVINGCRRLAAAHKYGRSDLAIVVNDGVARDRITLISACIAENVDRQDFDVIEEARAVEALIAECGRAVDAANRLHKTEAWVSQRRALLKLAPELQTALRRGELAIRDARQLARVPLAEQVARWQATLDRNNDGGTENRQRPPSRSRVIASALADFDTEPDQLAHALRTYLGADGVDKLMVLLRGLGN, encoded by the coding sequence ATGGCCCGGGGGCAACGCACCAACCTCGCCGATCTCGCCGGCGCCGTCGGGGACAAGTCGCCGGTCGACACCAGCCACCCAAAACCCGACGAGGCAGGCCGCAGCGTGCCACTGACCGACCTCACCGCCAACCCGCGCAACCCCCGCGACGACGTCGGCGACCTCGCCGACCTCGCCTCGATCACCGACATCCAGCTCCAGCCGGCCCTGGTGGTCAGCAAGGCCGCCTATCTCAAGCTCTATCCAGACGATCCGATCACCACCCGCTACGTCGTCATCAACGGATGCCGTCGCTTGGCCGCGGCCCACAAATACGGGCGCAGTGATCTTGCCATCGTCGTCAACGACGGCGTCGCACGCGATCGCATCACCCTGATCTCCGCGTGCATCGCCGAGAACGTCGACCGCCAAGACTTCGACGTCATCGAGGAAGCCCGAGCAGTCGAAGCGCTCATCGCCGAGTGCGGCCGTGCCGTCGATGCCGCCAACCGGCTGCACAAAACCGAAGCATGGGTCTCGCAGCGGCGGGCACTGTTGAAGCTGGCACCCGAACTGCAAACCGCCTTGCGGCGCGGTGAACTGGCCATCCGCGACGCACGACAACTCGCGCGGGTACCGCTGGCCGAACAAGTGGCGCGGTGGCAAGCCACCCTCGACCGCAACAACGACGGCGGGACGGAAAACCGTCAGCGTCCGCCCAGCCGGTCCCGCGTCATCGCCTCCGCGCTCGCCGACTTCGACACCGAGCCCGACCAACTCGCCCACGCGCTGCGTACCTACCTCGGCGCCGACGGCGTCGACAAGCTGATGGTGCTGCTGCGCGGCCTCGGAAACTAG
- a CDS encoding ParA family protein has translation MAIHVVLNQKGGVGKSTIAVNLAAVTADVLNRGDDPEASSPVLALSVDPQGSAVWWASRINALPFHIAQAHDDLAGLAALKNLPGIEHVYVDTPGWIDLNTNGDGADPLGSGPAADVLRAVLDMADQVIVPIETEPLSFDPTARTITKVLEPRGLRYLVVINNWDPRDGTYDLNQTRNFVKANGWPLANTVIRHYKLHARASAEGQVVTEYPLNRVALQAREDFYKFALELNVGGAR, from the coding sequence ATGGCGATTCATGTCGTGCTCAATCAAAAGGGCGGCGTCGGTAAAAGCACCATCGCGGTCAACCTCGCCGCCGTCACCGCCGATGTCCTCAACCGCGGCGACGACCCCGAGGCCAGTTCACCCGTCCTCGCGCTGTCGGTCGACCCCCAGGGATCGGCAGTGTGGTGGGCGTCGCGCATCAACGCTCTGCCGTTTCACATCGCCCAAGCCCACGACGACCTGGCGGGGCTGGCCGCACTGAAGAACCTGCCGGGAATCGAGCATGTCTACGTCGACACTCCCGGCTGGATCGACCTGAACACCAACGGCGACGGCGCCGACCCGCTGGGCAGCGGGCCCGCCGCCGATGTGCTGCGCGCAGTACTGGACATGGCCGACCAAGTCATTGTGCCGATCGAGACAGAACCTCTGAGCTTCGACCCGACCGCGCGAACCATCACCAAGGTCCTCGAACCACGCGGGCTGCGCTACCTCGTGGTCATCAACAACTGGGACCCCCGCGACGGCACCTACGACCTCAACCAGACCAGGAACTTCGTCAAAGCCAACGGCTGGCCGCTGGCCAACACCGTGATTCGACACTACAAGCTCCACGCCCGAGCCAGCGCCGAAGGCCAGGTCGTCACCGAATACCCACTCAACCGAGTGGCCCTACAAGCCCGCGAAGACTTCTACAAATTCGCCCTGGAACTCAACGTCGGGGGAGCGCGCTAA
- a CDS encoding ParA family protein has protein sequence MTMSGVARAILVANQKGGVGKSTTVAAVAEMIAAAGKRGRRVLVVDGDPQANVTVEDLGIEGDRGQSLAQTLQFGSALVPVRNVRPNLDVIAGGPQLAVVGAGAHLMAENGIDMAVNLESALTALCEAQGYDLVLIDSGPGDVPLLDTYLAVANYLLIPTRDDQASLGGVERLARRFGRARKLGASIQLLGVLLFDVNTRAVKRNEEVFAQVSEMLEGSGTTPFDITIRSAPAAAVDMRTLHRTAGELVALANDDRRVRLASLRDKQSPTRAMWTSDPSGLAADYQELVRQIVARLRRYESSPVGERVG, from the coding sequence ATGACGATGAGTGGGGTGGCCCGGGCGATCCTGGTGGCCAATCAAAAGGGTGGGGTGGGAAAGTCGACGACTGTCGCCGCGGTCGCCGAGATGATCGCTGCCGCAGGCAAGCGGGGCCGCCGGGTGCTGGTGGTCGACGGCGACCCGCAAGCCAATGTCACGGTCGAAGACCTCGGCATCGAGGGCGACCGCGGCCAGTCGCTGGCTCAGACGCTGCAGTTCGGTTCTGCGTTGGTGCCGGTGCGCAACGTTCGTCCGAATCTGGACGTGATCGCCGGCGGCCCCCAGTTGGCAGTGGTGGGCGCGGGCGCGCATCTGATGGCCGAGAACGGCATCGACATGGCCGTCAATCTCGAATCGGCGTTGACCGCCCTGTGTGAGGCGCAGGGATACGACCTGGTGCTGATTGATTCGGGACCGGGCGACGTTCCGCTTCTCGACACCTATCTTGCGGTGGCCAACTATCTGCTCATTCCCACCCGTGACGATCAGGCCAGCCTTGGCGGTGTCGAACGGCTGGCGCGGCGATTCGGGCGGGCGCGCAAACTAGGGGCATCCATCCAGCTGCTGGGCGTGTTGCTCTTCGACGTGAACACTCGCGCTGTCAAGCGTAACGAGGAAGTGTTCGCCCAGGTCAGCGAGATGCTTGAGGGGAGCGGCACGACACCGTTTGACATCACGATCCGCTCGGCGCCGGCCGCCGCGGTCGACATGCGCACGCTGCACAGAACGGCCGGCGAGCTGGTGGCGCTGGCCAACGACGACCGCAGGGTGCGGCTGGCGAGTTTGCGGGACAAGCAGAGTCCGACGCGGGCGATGTGGACCAGTGACCCTAGCGGTCTGGCTGCCGATTACCAGGAGCTGGTCCGCCAGATCGTGGCCCGGCTTCGCCGCTACGAGTCCTCGCCGGTAGGGGAGCGAGTCGGATGA
- a CDS encoding WhiB family transcriptional regulator, with the protein MSAAAHTVAAPGGEVPLACHTDPDQWFDSGARTAALAECLACPHRRWCAQRALKYQPRWGMWAGIWIPGRFDAVKHFFDAVAADTALPHPPNAAARPAPAAPARQRNLGIPRGVPGAPSDPIAPAALVWARASGHCEIMSTGCRLAASTVSSRIPDRDEEQNTSALFAVCAPCADTLQDLDPHIARRLGYRVDNPADTEVTPFFWRQRYRMVLSADGALHDTARPDQEPHAVAT; encoded by the coding sequence GTGAGCGCCGCGGCACACACGGTAGCGGCGCCCGGCGGCGAGGTGCCACTGGCCTGCCACACCGATCCCGACCAGTGGTTCGACTCCGGTGCCCGCACCGCAGCACTTGCCGAGTGCCTCGCCTGCCCGCACCGGCGGTGGTGCGCACAGCGTGCACTGAAATATCAACCCCGCTGGGGGATGTGGGCCGGGATCTGGATCCCGGGCAGATTCGATGCAGTCAAGCATTTTTTCGATGCGGTCGCCGCTGACACCGCACTCCCCCACCCGCCTAACGCCGCCGCCCGACCTGCACCGGCAGCGCCTGCTCGGCAACGAAATCTGGGGATTCCGCGCGGAGTGCCCGGCGCGCCGAGTGATCCGATAGCGCCCGCTGCGCTGGTATGGGCGCGTGCCAGCGGGCATTGCGAGATCATGTCCACAGGGTGCCGATTGGCTGCCAGCACTGTTTCTTCGCGAATTCCGGATCGCGACGAAGAACAGAACACCTCCGCGTTGTTCGCGGTGTGCGCCCCCTGCGCCGACACGCTGCAGGACCTGGACCCCCACATCGCCCGGCGGCTCGGCTATCGGGTCGACAACCCCGCGGACACCGAGGTGACGCCCTTCTTCTGGCGCCAGAGATATCGGATGGTGCTCAGCGCTGACGGCGCACTCCACGACACCGCCCGCCCGGATCAGGAACCGCATGCGGTGGCCACTTAA
- a CDS encoding helix-turn-helix domain-containing protein, with protein MKDAFHGSARLPYGLPAAHRDTATVLSRPYHGSSPRARRRGTAHTAPVWIRRAGGHCFDRQPRIALDVEVSWGAIPCWSGRAARWIETTVPTAYHQRYDTHVRPAMPGNPVSLKSVVAVAAARASFADHRTGRDCRPTNETLAAMTKLSVRTVQRASTALRLLGVATEVMRGRQRTRDERFASWRVGDRGRGWASVWALHDSRIQSLSPHPEGSHLILKNSPKSVVTTPTRRNAGRSGAARRTGPDTRALVLANRWMHDQQSPPWARRYRTATPWARVLGQVAHYGWTPRDINQLITDWVGTGHWVPETPHRPVGLLGAILAAHGNPAERPAALDEAREQAELAAARQRVAEQLAERDVNRRARDAGRAALEGPGRRAAREVLDEITRRRRQRGGGRP; from the coding sequence ATGAAAGACGCTTTCCACGGTAGCGCACGCCTGCCTTACGGTCTACCGGCGGCGCACCGTGATACCGCCACCGTCCTGAGCCGCCCCTACCACGGGTCCAGCCCGCGTGCCCGCCGACGCGGCACCGCCCACACCGCCCCGGTGTGGATACGCCGCGCGGGCGGGCACTGCTTTGATCGCCAGCCCCGCATCGCCCTGGACGTCGAGGTCAGCTGGGGCGCGATCCCCTGCTGGAGCGGGCGAGCGGCCCGCTGGATAGAGACCACCGTCCCTACCGCCTACCACCAGCGATACGACACCCATGTGCGCCCGGCCATGCCGGGCAACCCGGTCAGCCTCAAATCTGTGGTCGCGGTAGCCGCGGCGCGTGCCTCGTTCGCAGATCACCGGACCGGCCGCGACTGCCGGCCCACCAACGAAACGCTGGCCGCAATGACGAAGCTGTCGGTCCGCACGGTGCAGCGTGCCTCCACCGCCCTGCGACTGTTAGGCGTCGCCACCGAGGTGATGCGCGGACGCCAACGCACCCGCGACGAGCGCTTCGCGAGTTGGCGCGTCGGAGACCGCGGCCGCGGCTGGGCATCGGTATGGGCACTGCACGACAGTCGGATCCAGTCACTGTCACCCCATCCCGAAGGGTCTCACTTAATACTTAAAAACTCACCTAAATCAGTTGTTACTACCCCAACCCGGCGAAACGCCGGTCGCAGCGGCGCTGCGCGCCGCACAGGCCCGGACACAAGAGCCCTCGTCCTGGCAAACCGTTGGATGCACGACCAGCAAAGCCCGCCCTGGGCACGCCGCTACCGCACCGCCACGCCCTGGGCCAGGGTGTTGGGGCAGGTTGCTCACTACGGATGGACACCTCGTGACATCAATCAACTGATCACCGACTGGGTCGGTACCGGTCACTGGGTGCCGGAGACCCCACACAGACCCGTCGGTCTGCTAGGGGCCATTCTGGCCGCCCACGGCAACCCCGCCGAACGGCCCGCGGCCCTTGACGAAGCACGTGAACAGGCCGAGCTGGCCGCCGCCCGCCAACGCGTCGCCGAGCAGCTCGCCGAACGTGACGTCAATCGGCGCGCACGCGATGCCGGGCGTGCCGCGCTCGAGGGTCCTGGGCGGCGCGCCGCGCGAGAGGTGCTCGACGAGATCACCCGTCGGCGGCGCCAGCGCGGAGGTGGTCGGCCGTGA
- a CDS encoding WhiB family transcriptional regulator translates to MTVTLERPVVRNSTQPCISDPDRWAAGGQDPELKALCRGCPRRWQCAKDALDTPGAEGMWSGVHIPKEGRGRKFALRQLRSLAANGGLNVGAEADD, encoded by the coding sequence GTGACAGTGACACTCGAACGACCAGTGGTGCGCAACAGCACCCAGCCGTGCATTTCCGATCCGGATCGGTGGGCCGCCGGCGGTCAAGATCCGGAGCTGAAGGCACTGTGCCGTGGTTGCCCGCGGCGCTGGCAGTGCGCCAAGGATGCCCTCGACACCCCCGGCGCCGAAGGCATGTGGTCAGGGGTGCACATCCCCAAAGAAGGCCGCGGCCGAAAGTTCGCGCTTCGCCAACTGCGATCACTAGCCGCCAATGGTGGCCTCAACGTCGGCGCCGAGGCCGATGATTGA